GCATGCCTAAACTGATCCTGGTTCGATCGAACCATATGAGCGGGAtcctggtttgattgaaccatatGAGCAGAATCCTGATTTGATCGAACCAAATGAGAGGGATCCTAGTTTGATCGAACCAGATGAACCATCACTCACCCTCCAATCAGACACAAGATCGATCCCGACCTCCTCTCTGGAGTGGTGGCATGCAAACGGCTTCCTCTTGTGGCAAAGGAGGCGCTCCAATGACGTGTGAGCAGCTTCCTCTCACACGACGTCCCTCTAACAGCATCTTCTTGTGGtaactctctctctccttcccaccatgctctccctctttctcctcccCCTCCAGCATCGTTGCAACCATTGAACCTCCCCGAAAGCCCCTACCCTCCATGGAGCCTCCCTGAATCGAAACAAcccccctctccctcctcctactcgattcctcctccctcttcttgtCTCTAGTTCTTCCCCCTTTCCTTCCTTCTCGTTGTCCCATCCTTCTTTCAAATCCTCCACCATAACCCCCACCCTCCcagtttctcttcctcctctaccATTGCCCTCCTGCCTGATAGCTACCCTCCCAATAGACATTCATCAAGCCTCTCTAAACCCAACAACccccctctctctcctcctcctccatcttctcCTTCTCTATGTTTCTTTCTCTCCTTCCCTTTCACCGTCAAGTGAAAAAGACCATGAAGCATACCGAAAACCATCCAATTTTGACGGGCTTTCATTTCTTGGATTGTTTGCAACATATTCATATAGGAGAGTGCTGGTGCACCCACTCATAGACAAGTCCTTAGTAGCCACTCGCCTAATTATATAACTAATAGTCATTTACACCAAGCTAAAGAGCCACCAAAAGCATAATTAGTACATGATGATAACATAAACCCAAATCTTCATGTGCTGGATCTTCTAGCACTGGTGGACTAACAAAAAATGAAACTCGGGATTTAAGACATTTGCAAAAAAAAGGGGGTGGGCAAATCTCAAGTGGGCCCAAGGATACAAACTAGCAGTAATTTAAAATACGTTAGgccccaaaaggcgccaaggtcccaaaacatccgaggcgctaggcactcgtccaagcgaagcgaggcgctctaaaatattaaaacataaaaaatatataatataatttaaaatataattatttaaacaaaatatagtattaaattaaaaatatacgattaacagtatattacttaagttagaagaggagaaaaaaatattctctgaaatattaaaatataaaaaataaataatataattaaaaatattattatttaaattaaaatataatattaaattaaaatatactattaacagtatattacttcAAGTTAAAGAGGGGAGAAAATATTGTTAACAATAGAGCTGCGAACGACAGCAGCGACAATggtttaatatactgttaacagtatattacttaaagttCGAGGGGAGAGAAAAAAATGCTAACAGTAACAGAGATAACAACGGCGCTGCGAACGATAGCAGCAGCAACGGCACTGCGAACGgtagcagcagtggcgacggaagCTGCGGAAAGTAGCAGTGACAATGGCGAAAGCTGCATACAACAATAGTGGAAACGGTGGAAGCTGTGGAAAGCAACAGCGGCAGCAACGAAAGCTGCAGACAGTAGTGGTGATAGCAATGAAAGCTGCAAACAACAGCAGCGACAGCGACGGAAGCTCCAGAGGGCGTCCGTTGGTGGCGAAGGAACCtgtggtcctctccctcgatagTGGAAGGATGCAACAGCAAAAGGAAGCTACGGGGGCCGTCGGACTTGTCCGTCGACAACAGAGGAAGGCTCGATCCGCTGCATCTGCAGCGAAGGCAGCGACAGAAAGTGTCGGCAACGGAGGCAGAAGGAGCGCTAGGGTTCCTCGAGCTCGAGCAGGAGTGAAGCGTGGTTTTAAGGTAAGAAACTACGAACCGAACCAGCCTTAAACCGATTCGATTCACCTAGTAGAGTCGAGTGctcacccgaagcgcccagcACTTGCATTTGGGCGAGTGCCCAGGCGACGCCTCATTGAAGTGCACCACCTGGTGCACACACGAGACGCTCGGGCCTCGCttcacctcgcctcgcctcgcccaagcgcttaagcgagcgcccgagcgcctatttaaaTTACTGCAAACTAGCATGCATAATTACCTCTATACAAATAGAATCATGCAAACATTGAGTCTATAAAATATAGATGTACATCAAAGGAGTGTAATCATTCAAACAAGAAAAATTAGCAAGCATAATCATCGATTAAACAAGGTCAAGTCAAATACAAAATCTATAGGCCTGTTATGTCACAATTTGAATATTGAATAATATATCATTAAGTAACAAGAGGGCGGGCCTTGGTACAAtgataaggttgctcctttgcaacCCGGGAGACCAAGGTTCGAGTCGTGGAAACAGCCTCTTTAAGTATTTAAAGATAAGGCTGCATACATGAACCCTCTCCAGACCGCACATTGGCAGGAGCCTCATGCACCGGGTATACCCTTTTTATGCCAATAAGCAACAAGAAGCAATTATATATCTAAAACAAATACAAAAAGGCACAAATTATACTGAATGCTTTTTTGAAGTCTACATATTGCAAAAAAGGAATTGGCTTATAATGTAAACATAGAAAAAGGagggagagaagaaaagaaatgtGATTCAGAAAATGTGGTCAACTATGGTTGCAACCAAAATATATCATAGCAGCATCATAACATGTATGCAAATGGACTTTCATGAATttgtatcaaaataaatcataccAGCATCATAATATGTATGCTAATGGATGATCATGAATTTGTACGTACACTATGCTCATAACAGACCTAAGGATGACAACTAAGTGCAGCAATGCATAACAAATGAAGAATATAAGCTAACCACAGTGAAGTGTTCACATATATCAACACGTAAACAGATAAGAAATGCTAGGAGACCTTGCAGAAATTTATAGAGGATTAGAAGCATAATACCAAGCATGCATGAGAAGACTAACAAATAAAGAAATTAAACTGAAAGTTTATAATTAAGAAcacaaaatagaaaagaaaaaatatcTCAATGTGATCGAACCTGCCACAGACGACACAGTGCAGAGGTCCATTCTTTCCATCatccaaatatttttttctttgtgcTAAATTCTCATTAATCGTCTTTGAGAACCTAAGGAAAGCCCTCTTCAGAGCCTGGGTATCCACATCCAAAACCACAGGGGGTGCATCATCAGGGCGAGTCTTACGTGGGGTCATTTCCTCATAACTTTCTCGTCCCAGCTTCATCTGCTTCGATAACCTTGGTTCATCATGATGATCCCGCCCAAAAGGGCTGCCATTGCCACCCAAGTAATCCCTCCGATCTACACCAGATCCTGAAGGGCCAAGATGGATACCATTAGGGTTCCCATGCTGCATGACATGCTGACGGTGCCACAAGAACTCATCTTCCCCGCCATACTTCCTCTTTAATGAGGAAGGGCCACCTTCCAAGGGACCCCGAGGACCATCAAGCCCAAGAGAATCCCAGTAATCGCGCTGCAGCCCAGGGCCACGGCCATTCAGTGGTGGCTGACGGAAGTCCTCGGGGCTGAACCTCCTTCCGGGAGGTGGCGGAAAGTGGTTGACGAACCCCAACCCGGGGGCAGTCTCCGGTCCGAGACCAAACCCCGGGCTGCCGTACGGGAACTTATCAGCAGCAGGGTCAATCGGCGGGTCAGGCGGCAGGGCGAAGTAGGACCGGACGCTGCCGTCTGCGAGGACGATGGTGCGCCGCTCGAGGTTGTGGAAACCGTAGGACGGAGGCGGCGGGGGCCCGGCGGGTTCGGGGTGATGGAAAGGGCGGAGCCCGGCGGGGGAAGGAGAGGTTAGGTGATTCTTGGGGACGAGGGCCGGGGAGGCCTTGGGCTTGGAGGGCTTGGAATCGGAGGACGGGGCGAGGAATTCGGAGGGGGACTTGTCGTCGTTCTCCCATCGGGACTTTCGGCTGCCGCCGCCGGAGGATGACGAGGGGCCCTTCTGGGAGGGGCCTTTGCCGCCGGATCCCTTGGGATTCTTCATGAATTTTTAGGGTTTCGGTGATTGAGAGTTAGGGTTTCGGATAAGCTAGGCGAAATCTAGGATTCCGTAGCGCAACGGGGCGGAAGACCTCAAAGCTCTGGCCTTTGCGTTGGAATTTTGGGGGTGTGGGGGAGGCTTTTACATATCTATTCTTATAAAGTTTGGAAATAGCATCTTTGCCATTccaatgtgtgtgtatatatatatatatatatatacactcaaattaattatgaattcgaacaaaaatattttctaaaaatatccaagatatattatattattttaaccaactttttgattttttatattttaatttttaaaaatattaatatcaatttgagctttaatattttaaaaaaattaaaaaatatatatatttgtattataTTAAATAACCTACATGAAGCTCACACATGAACTTGATCTATCATTTTATGCAATAATACACTAATCATTTCAAATATCtcaataaaaatatcttatattttaactaattatttgatttcttatattttattttttaagaggATATTAATGTTAATTTGAGCTTCAACATTTTAATATTTCTATACAAATTCTCAAGGAAAAACCCCTAATTTTATGTTTTTTACTTTGAAAAATTATCACAAAGTGTACTGACTATATTAAAAAATCATTTTACCCCTGAAGTCTGATTGCATATTGGCGAAGCGACTAAACGTAAGGTGAAGTGGAGCAATTGTAGGGTGAAGATGTAATTAGGCATGAGTGAAGTTAGATAAAGGACGATGGCCAACAagcataaaataattattttaaaaataaggaTACTCCGTGGGTATTTTTCGAAATAGGGATGCTCTatagaaaaaatttaaaattaagagtttttttcatatatatatatatatatatatatatatatatatatatatatatagtgtagccttttcacaaaaaaaaaaactctctgtTAATCCAGCATGGTGGGCCAACCAATCCACATATTTATTTCCTCTCTGAATCTATGAAGAACCATAATAGATTTATTTCCTCTCTGAATCTGTGAAGAACCATAATAGATTCGAAGAAATTGATCAAGGATTTGACATTCCTTAACAGGTTTGTCAAACGCCATCTTAGATCCAAGGAGCTCAAAAGAAGATTTGTCACCTCATTATAATCCAACTCGATTTCTTTCATTTGCAGCCAGTACAAGTCCTTTCCGAATTGTCATCAATGCAATATAGAGAGCTATTTGCCATCTGCAGCAATACAAAAACTAGCATCATTTCAATTTAAGAAACCTATACCCTAAACCACCCTCTTATGAGCTTTCACAAAGATCTGATTAAGGTCATGAGAGGGGCCCTCGGGAGGAATCTGGATATAAGTGTTGGCAACGAAGGCTATAAGCTTTTAAAACAAATAGAGCAAGGAGTAGTCTTTTTACCACTAAATAAAACTTCTTGTTTGGGTCATTCAAATCAACCAAATTAGCATATTTGCCCAAACATAAACTCTCTTTCAGCTAATCATTTGTATGTCATCGATAAAGGAACTTAAATGAGATATCTAGCTTGCGGCGACAGATCAAGGAAAAGATAGTGTGGGTAAATGTGTTCAATCTGATTAACAAAGTTTCCACAAGGTAAGCAAGGTCGAACATTAGAATAGAAGATTAAGTAGCTGATAACGGAGAAGTTTCCAACAAAAACAAGCAGGATGTAGTAATCCAAGCAACTTCCAAAGATTGGACCAAATGGTAGAAGAATCTTGATCAAAAGCATACCGGGAGGCCAGAAAACTATAATCAACCTTGGTTGATGGTTGCCCTTTCGGCATCAAAAATTCAGACCCATTTGTCATCATAATAGGGAGACACTGATAGATCCAAACCAACGATGAAATAAATATATAAGCCAAGTACTAAaaaatgattacaacttaataacATCCCAACGATGGTATGAAATAAAGGCTGACATGGTAGAAAGCTCATATCGAAATTCcaaatgtcattcaaaacatcaaCCCAAGTGCTAATTCCAAAAACATGGGAAAAGCCAAGTCTCAAATCTTGCATATCATACAGAAAAAACCTCCAAAGCCAACTAGCaccaagaggaaaagaaaaatgccacagggAAATAATATCATATTTAGCAGTGACAACTCTTAAACCAAATTCCATCATGACCAAAGAGTTAATTAAAAATATGCTTAACTCGAAGGGCACTAACCTTAGCTTTGAATGCCAAAACCACCCTTAGCTTTAGGAGCAATAACCTTGTCCCAAGCCAAGATATATATCTTATTAATATATATCTAGATATCTTATTAATATTATGGAGCACTGACTTAGGCATCCAAGATAGCCAAAAATTAAACTGGAG
The window above is part of the Musa acuminata AAA Group cultivar baxijiao chromosome BXJ1-1, Cavendish_Baxijiao_AAA, whole genome shotgun sequence genome. Proteins encoded here:
- the LOC103999244 gene encoding uncharacterized protein LOC103999244 — translated: MKNPKGSGGKGPSQKGPSSSSGGGSRKSRWENDDKSPSEFLAPSSDSKPSKPKASPALVPKNHLTSPSPAGLRPFHHPEPAGPPPPPSYGFHNLERRTIVLADGSVRSYFALPPDPPIDPAADKFPYGSPGFGLGPETAPGLGFVNHFPPPPGRRFSPEDFRQPPLNGRGPGLQRDYWDSLGLDGPRGPLEGGPSSLKRKYGGEDEFLWHRQHVMQHGNPNGIHLGPSGSGVDRRDYLGGNGSPFGRDHHDEPRLSKQMKLGRESYEEMTPRKTRPDDAPPVVLDVDTQALKRAFLRFSKTINENLAQRKKYLDDGKNGPLHCVVCGRASKDFADVHGLIMHTYSSQNADLRVDHLGLHKALCVLMGWNYLKAPENSKAYQLLSADDAQASREDLIIWPPTVIIHNTSSGRRKDGRIEGMGNREMDNILKELGFGGGKSKSIYGKEGHTGITMVKFANTQAGMKEAERLADYLEKDNHGRKGWARVQASQSGGDDKNPTLVKTDEKTGEKKRVLYGYLATASELDKIDFDMRKRAVIKSRRELDLSD